A genomic segment from Oncorhynchus clarkii lewisi isolate Uvic-CL-2024 chromosome 12, UVic_Ocla_1.0, whole genome shotgun sequence encodes:
- the LOC139421392 gene encoding protein Hook homolog 2-like isoform X1, whose translation MSLDKAKLCDSLLNWLQTFQVPSCTSKQDLMSGVAIAHVLHKIDPSWFNEAWLGRIKEESEANWRLKVSNLKKILQSMLEYYHDVLGHQVADVHLPDINLIGEFGDVTELGKLVQLVLGCAVSCEKKQEQIQQIMTLEESVQHVVMTAIQELLAKEPTVPGSPETYGDFDYQSRKYYFLSEEVEVKEDLGQRCRDLEHQLAAVLEEKSSLQVETQSLREKLSLSDPQDASTTITGKKLLLLQSQMEQLQEENYRLENSRDDMRVRGEILERDVLDLTHRNDELTSLAQEAQSLKDEMDILRHSSDRVSRLEALVETYKRKLEDLGDLRRQVRLLEERNTVYMQRTCELEEELRRANSVRTQLDNYKRQVHELHTKHLSEALKAEKWQFEYKNLQDKYDALLKEKERLISERDTLRETNDELRCAQVQQKGLNQPGGLCEDSGTVGNLASEMMPTEFKETVVRLQSENKMLCVQEESYRQRLVEVQGQLEESQRSQNTLETQNRLNQQQISELRSQVEDLQKALQEQGSKAEDSSLLKKKLEEHLEKLHEAHSDLQKKREVIDDLEPKADGNMAKKIDELQEILKKKDEDMKLMEQRYKRYVEKARTVIKTLDPKQPPLTVSPDVQALKNQLTERDRKIQHLEHDYEKSRSRHDQEEKLIISAWYNMVRYGPASEGGGRAVGSIQPGPVLLGPAEAVHPRQERPRSPPPAQIRHINSGGDVKMRQNIVYILVFTSSVLPLSLL comes from the exons ATGAGTCTGGATAAAGCAAAGCTATGCGATTCGTTACTAAATTGG CTACAGACATTTCAGGTGCCCTCATGCACCAGCAAGCAGGACCTGATGAGCGGAGTGGCTATTGCACACGTTCTACACAAGAT AGACCCCTCCTGGTTTAATGAGGCATGGCTGGGCAGGATCAAGGAGGAGAGTGAGGCCAACTGGCGCCTCAAG GTCAGCAACCTGAAGAAGATTCTTCAGAGCATGCTTGAGTATTACCATGAT GTGCTTGGCCACCAGGTAGCAGACGTGCACCTGCCAGACATCAATCTGATTGGGGAGTTTGGAGATGTGACTGAACTTGGCAAGCTGGTGCAGTTGGTGCTTGGCTGTGCAGTCAGCTGTGAGAAAAAGCAAG AGCAAATCCAGCAGATAATGACCCTGGAGGAGTCTGTCCAGCATGTTGTCATGACAGCCATACAGGAG CTCCTAGCTAAAGAACCAACTGTTCCAGGAAGTCCTGAGACCTATGGGGACTTTGACTACCAG TCCAGGAAGTATTATTTTCTCAGTGAAGAGGTGGAGGTGAAGGAGGATCTGGGCCAGCGCTGTCGGGACCTGGAGCACCAG TTGGCAGCCGTCCTGGAGGAGAAGTCGTCCCTGCAGGTGGAGACACAGTCCCTGAGGGAGAAGCTCAGCCTCAGTGACCCACAGGATGCTTCTACCACCATCACTGGCAagaagctgctgctgctgcagagcCAGATGGAGCAGCTACAGGAGGAGAACTACAG ACTAGAGAACAGCCGAGATGACATGCGTGTGCGAGGGGAGATTCTGGAGCGTGACGTTTTGGACCTCACTCACCGTAACGATGAACTGACCAGCCTCGCCCAGGAGGCCCAGTCTCTCAAAGATGAGATGGACATCCTCCG GCATTCGTCTGACCGAGTGAGCCGGCTGGAGGCGCTGGTAGAGACGTACAAGCGCAAGCTGGAGGACCTGGGGGACCTGCGCAGACAGGTGCGTCTGCTGGAGGAGCGCAACACTGTCTACATGCAGCGCACATGTGAGCTGGAGGAGGAGCTACGCAGGGCCAACTCAGTCCGCACCCAGCTGGACAACTACAAGAGACAG GTCCATGAGCTTCACACCAAGCATTTGTCAGAGGCACTGAAGGCTGAGAAGTGGCAGTTTGAGTACAAGAACCTTCAGGACAAGTATGACGCCCTGCTTaaggagaaagag CGTTTGATCTCAGAGCGAGACACACTGCGGGAAACCAATGATGAGCTCAGGTGTGCACAGGTCCAACAGAAGGGCCTCAATcaaccag gTGGATTATGTGAGGACTCTGGCACAGTGGGAAACCTGGCCTCTGAGATGATGCCCACAGAGTTCAA GGAGACGGTGGTGCGTCTGCAGAGTGAGAACAAGATGCTGTGTGTCCAGGAGGAGAGCTACAGACAGAGACTGGTGGAGGTACAGGGTCAGCTGGAGGAGTCTCAACGCAGCCAGAACACCCTGGAGACacaaaacag gttGAACCAGCAGCAGATCTCTGAGCTGCGGTCCCAGGTGGAGGATCTCCAGAAGGCTCTACAGGAGCAGGGCAGCAAGGCTGAGGAT TCCTCCCTGCTGAAGAAGAAGCTTGAGGAGCACCT GGAGAAGCTCCATGAGGCCCACTCAGACctgcagaagaagagagaggtcattgatgacctggagccaaaAGCGGACGGCAACA TGGCGAAGAAGATCGATGAGCTGCAGGAGATcctgaagaagaaggatgaggatATGAAGCTGATGGAGCAACGCTACAAGCGCTATGTGGAGAAGGCCAGGACG GTGATCAAGACTCTGGACCCCAAGCAGCCGCCTCTGACTGTGTCTCCTGATGTTCAGGCCCTCAAGAaccagttgactgagagagaccGGAAGATCCAGCACCTGGAG CATGACTATGAGAAGAGCAGGTCCAGACATGACCAGGAGGAGAAACTCATCATCAGTGCCTGGTACAACATGGTGA ggTATGGCCCTGCATCAGAAGGTGGTGGGAGAGCGGTCGGGTCCATCCAACCAGGCCCAGTCCTTCTTGGCCCAGCAGAGGCAGTCCACCCACGCCAGGAGAGGCCTCGCAGCCCGCCACCAGCCCAGATAAGACATATCAACTCTGGGGGGGATGTGAAAATGAGGCAAAACATTGTCTATATCTTAGTGTTCACTTCTTCCGTACTCCCACTCTCACTGCTCTGA
- the LOC139421392 gene encoding protein Hook homolog 2-like isoform X3, with product MSLDKAKLCDSLLNWLQTFQVPSCTSKQDLMSGVAIAHVLHKIDPSWFNEAWLGRIKEESEANWRLKVSNLKKILQSMLEYYHDVLGHQVADVHLPDINLIGEFGDVTELGKLVQLVLGCAVSCEKKQEQIQQIMTLEESVQHVVMTAIQELLAKEPTVPGSPETYGDFDYQSRKYYFLSEEVEVKEDLGQRCRDLEHQLAAVLEEKSSLQVETQSLREKLSLSDPQDASTTITGKKLLLLQSQMEQLQEENYRLENSRDDMRVRGEILERDVLDLTHRNDELTSLAQEAQSLKDEMDILRHSSDRVSRLEALVETYKRKLEDLGDLRRQVRLLEERNTVYMQRTCELEEELRRANSVRTQLDNYKRQVHELHTKHLSEALKAEKWQFEYKNLQDKYDALLKEKERLISERDTLRETNDELRCAQVQQKGLNQPGGLCEDSGTVGNLASEMMPTEFKETVVRLQSENKMLCVQEESYRQRLVEVQGQLEESQRSQNTLETQNRLNQQQISELRSQVEDLQKALQEQGSKAEDSSLLKKKLEEHLEKLHEAHSDLQKKREVIDDLEPKADGNMAKKIDELQEILKKKDEDMKLMEQRYKRYVEKARTVIKTLDPKQPPLTVSPDVQALKNQLTERDRKIQHLEHDYEKSRSRHDQEEKLIISAWYNMGMALHQKVVGERSGPSNQAQSFLAQQRQSTHARRGLAARHQPR from the exons ATGAGTCTGGATAAAGCAAAGCTATGCGATTCGTTACTAAATTGG CTACAGACATTTCAGGTGCCCTCATGCACCAGCAAGCAGGACCTGATGAGCGGAGTGGCTATTGCACACGTTCTACACAAGAT AGACCCCTCCTGGTTTAATGAGGCATGGCTGGGCAGGATCAAGGAGGAGAGTGAGGCCAACTGGCGCCTCAAG GTCAGCAACCTGAAGAAGATTCTTCAGAGCATGCTTGAGTATTACCATGAT GTGCTTGGCCACCAGGTAGCAGACGTGCACCTGCCAGACATCAATCTGATTGGGGAGTTTGGAGATGTGACTGAACTTGGCAAGCTGGTGCAGTTGGTGCTTGGCTGTGCAGTCAGCTGTGAGAAAAAGCAAG AGCAAATCCAGCAGATAATGACCCTGGAGGAGTCTGTCCAGCATGTTGTCATGACAGCCATACAGGAG CTCCTAGCTAAAGAACCAACTGTTCCAGGAAGTCCTGAGACCTATGGGGACTTTGACTACCAG TCCAGGAAGTATTATTTTCTCAGTGAAGAGGTGGAGGTGAAGGAGGATCTGGGCCAGCGCTGTCGGGACCTGGAGCACCAG TTGGCAGCCGTCCTGGAGGAGAAGTCGTCCCTGCAGGTGGAGACACAGTCCCTGAGGGAGAAGCTCAGCCTCAGTGACCCACAGGATGCTTCTACCACCATCACTGGCAagaagctgctgctgctgcagagcCAGATGGAGCAGCTACAGGAGGAGAACTACAG ACTAGAGAACAGCCGAGATGACATGCGTGTGCGAGGGGAGATTCTGGAGCGTGACGTTTTGGACCTCACTCACCGTAACGATGAACTGACCAGCCTCGCCCAGGAGGCCCAGTCTCTCAAAGATGAGATGGACATCCTCCG GCATTCGTCTGACCGAGTGAGCCGGCTGGAGGCGCTGGTAGAGACGTACAAGCGCAAGCTGGAGGACCTGGGGGACCTGCGCAGACAGGTGCGTCTGCTGGAGGAGCGCAACACTGTCTACATGCAGCGCACATGTGAGCTGGAGGAGGAGCTACGCAGGGCCAACTCAGTCCGCACCCAGCTGGACAACTACAAGAGACAG GTCCATGAGCTTCACACCAAGCATTTGTCAGAGGCACTGAAGGCTGAGAAGTGGCAGTTTGAGTACAAGAACCTTCAGGACAAGTATGACGCCCTGCTTaaggagaaagag CGTTTGATCTCAGAGCGAGACACACTGCGGGAAACCAATGATGAGCTCAGGTGTGCACAGGTCCAACAGAAGGGCCTCAATcaaccag gTGGATTATGTGAGGACTCTGGCACAGTGGGAAACCTGGCCTCTGAGATGATGCCCACAGAGTTCAA GGAGACGGTGGTGCGTCTGCAGAGTGAGAACAAGATGCTGTGTGTCCAGGAGGAGAGCTACAGACAGAGACTGGTGGAGGTACAGGGTCAGCTGGAGGAGTCTCAACGCAGCCAGAACACCCTGGAGACacaaaacag gttGAACCAGCAGCAGATCTCTGAGCTGCGGTCCCAGGTGGAGGATCTCCAGAAGGCTCTACAGGAGCAGGGCAGCAAGGCTGAGGAT TCCTCCCTGCTGAAGAAGAAGCTTGAGGAGCACCT GGAGAAGCTCCATGAGGCCCACTCAGACctgcagaagaagagagaggtcattgatgacctggagccaaaAGCGGACGGCAACA TGGCGAAGAAGATCGATGAGCTGCAGGAGATcctgaagaagaaggatgaggatATGAAGCTGATGGAGCAACGCTACAAGCGCTATGTGGAGAAGGCCAGGACG GTGATCAAGACTCTGGACCCCAAGCAGCCGCCTCTGACTGTGTCTCCTGATGTTCAGGCCCTCAAGAaccagttgactgagagagaccGGAAGATCCAGCACCTGGAG CATGACTATGAGAAGAGCAGGTCCAGACATGACCAGGAGGAGAAACTCATCATCAGTGCCTGGTACAACATG ggTATGGCCCTGCATCAGAAGGTGGTGGGAGAGCGGTCGGGTCCATCCAACCAGGCCCAGTCCTTCTTGGCCCAGCAGAGGCAGTCCACCCACGCCAGGAGAGGCCTCGCAGCCCGCCACCAGCCCAGATAA
- the LOC139421392 gene encoding protein Hook homolog 2-like isoform X2 encodes MSLDKAKLCDSLLNWLQTFQVPSCTSKQDLMSGVAIAHVLHKIDPSWFNEAWLGRIKEESEANWRLKVSNLKKILQSMLEYYHDVLGHQVADVHLPDINLIGEFGDVTELGKLVQLVLGCAVSCEKKQEQIQQIMTLEESVQHVVMTAIQELLAKEPTVPGSPETYGDFDYQSRKYYFLSEEVEVKEDLGQRCRDLEHQLAAVLEEKSSLQVETQSLREKLSLSDPQDASTTITGKKLLLLQSQMEQLQEENYRLENSRDDMRVRGEILERDVLDLTHRNDELTSLAQEAQSLKDEMDILRHSSDRVSRLEALVETYKRKLEDLGDLRRQVRLLEERNTVYMQRTCELEEELRRANSVRTQLDNYKRQVHELHTKHLSEALKAEKWQFEYKNLQDKYDALLKEKERLISERDTLRETNDELRCAQVQQKGLNQPGGLCEDSGTVGNLASEMMPTEFKETVVRLQSENKMLCVQEESYRQRLVEVQGQLEESQRSQNTLETQNRLNQQQISELRSQVEDLQKALQEQGSKAEDAISSLLKKKLEEHLEKLHEAHSDLQKKREVIDDLEPKADGNMAKKIDELQEILKKKDEDMKLMEQRYKRYVEKARTVIKTLDPKQPPLTVSPDVQALKNQLTERDRKIQHLEHDYEKSRSRHDQEEKLIISAWYNMGMALHQKVVGERSGPSNQAQSFLAQQRQSTHARRGLAARHQPR; translated from the exons ATGAGTCTGGATAAAGCAAAGCTATGCGATTCGTTACTAAATTGG CTACAGACATTTCAGGTGCCCTCATGCACCAGCAAGCAGGACCTGATGAGCGGAGTGGCTATTGCACACGTTCTACACAAGAT AGACCCCTCCTGGTTTAATGAGGCATGGCTGGGCAGGATCAAGGAGGAGAGTGAGGCCAACTGGCGCCTCAAG GTCAGCAACCTGAAGAAGATTCTTCAGAGCATGCTTGAGTATTACCATGAT GTGCTTGGCCACCAGGTAGCAGACGTGCACCTGCCAGACATCAATCTGATTGGGGAGTTTGGAGATGTGACTGAACTTGGCAAGCTGGTGCAGTTGGTGCTTGGCTGTGCAGTCAGCTGTGAGAAAAAGCAAG AGCAAATCCAGCAGATAATGACCCTGGAGGAGTCTGTCCAGCATGTTGTCATGACAGCCATACAGGAG CTCCTAGCTAAAGAACCAACTGTTCCAGGAAGTCCTGAGACCTATGGGGACTTTGACTACCAG TCCAGGAAGTATTATTTTCTCAGTGAAGAGGTGGAGGTGAAGGAGGATCTGGGCCAGCGCTGTCGGGACCTGGAGCACCAG TTGGCAGCCGTCCTGGAGGAGAAGTCGTCCCTGCAGGTGGAGACACAGTCCCTGAGGGAGAAGCTCAGCCTCAGTGACCCACAGGATGCTTCTACCACCATCACTGGCAagaagctgctgctgctgcagagcCAGATGGAGCAGCTACAGGAGGAGAACTACAG ACTAGAGAACAGCCGAGATGACATGCGTGTGCGAGGGGAGATTCTGGAGCGTGACGTTTTGGACCTCACTCACCGTAACGATGAACTGACCAGCCTCGCCCAGGAGGCCCAGTCTCTCAAAGATGAGATGGACATCCTCCG GCATTCGTCTGACCGAGTGAGCCGGCTGGAGGCGCTGGTAGAGACGTACAAGCGCAAGCTGGAGGACCTGGGGGACCTGCGCAGACAGGTGCGTCTGCTGGAGGAGCGCAACACTGTCTACATGCAGCGCACATGTGAGCTGGAGGAGGAGCTACGCAGGGCCAACTCAGTCCGCACCCAGCTGGACAACTACAAGAGACAG GTCCATGAGCTTCACACCAAGCATTTGTCAGAGGCACTGAAGGCTGAGAAGTGGCAGTTTGAGTACAAGAACCTTCAGGACAAGTATGACGCCCTGCTTaaggagaaagag CGTTTGATCTCAGAGCGAGACACACTGCGGGAAACCAATGATGAGCTCAGGTGTGCACAGGTCCAACAGAAGGGCCTCAATcaaccag gTGGATTATGTGAGGACTCTGGCACAGTGGGAAACCTGGCCTCTGAGATGATGCCCACAGAGTTCAA GGAGACGGTGGTGCGTCTGCAGAGTGAGAACAAGATGCTGTGTGTCCAGGAGGAGAGCTACAGACAGAGACTGGTGGAGGTACAGGGTCAGCTGGAGGAGTCTCAACGCAGCCAGAACACCCTGGAGACacaaaacag gttGAACCAGCAGCAGATCTCTGAGCTGCGGTCCCAGGTGGAGGATCTCCAGAAGGCTCTACAGGAGCAGGGCAGCAAGGCTGAGGAT GCCATT TCCTCCCTGCTGAAGAAGAAGCTTGAGGAGCACCT GGAGAAGCTCCATGAGGCCCACTCAGACctgcagaagaagagagaggtcattgatgacctggagccaaaAGCGGACGGCAACA TGGCGAAGAAGATCGATGAGCTGCAGGAGATcctgaagaagaaggatgaggatATGAAGCTGATGGAGCAACGCTACAAGCGCTATGTGGAGAAGGCCAGGACG GTGATCAAGACTCTGGACCCCAAGCAGCCGCCTCTGACTGTGTCTCCTGATGTTCAGGCCCTCAAGAaccagttgactgagagagaccGGAAGATCCAGCACCTGGAG CATGACTATGAGAAGAGCAGGTCCAGACATGACCAGGAGGAGAAACTCATCATCAGTGCCTGGTACAACATG ggTATGGCCCTGCATCAGAAGGTGGTGGGAGAGCGGTCGGGTCCATCCAACCAGGCCCAGTCCTTCTTGGCCCAGCAGAGGCAGTCCACCCACGCCAGGAGAGGCCTCGCAGCCCGCCACCAGCCCAGATAA